From a single Nicotiana tomentosiformis chromosome 2, ASM39032v3, whole genome shotgun sequence genomic region:
- the LOC138905581 gene encoding uncharacterized protein has translation MAIRNLKKQMGQFANLLSERTLGTLPSDTEKNPKETIKVVSLRSEKVLANPIVKARLEVVNKQTETPAEEKNEDQKSQNNEVQKEIEENRHMPALLFPQRMKRDKLDKCFGRFLEMLKQLYVNIPFIENKISQKCGDPGSFTIPCSLGSENFDKALCDSGASINLMPLFVFRKLEGELGVIKSIPVSLQLADQTNIPPEGIIEDILVRVDKFVFPVDFIVVDMEVNKEVHLILGRSFSCTGRAILDIYEGQLMLRVGTKKVVFQMKRMMKYPTDEVSAYSCFKLDVIGELAEKFNIVDDEDPEIKKEAEALETEEQVVDEEELKEEASKPNVELIVLPTHLKYTFLETNNFPVIIYADLTGTQEQKLVELLSKHKKAIGWSIDDIQEISPAICMHKILLEKNSKPVMHLNAN, from the exons ATGGCTATCCGGAACTTAAAAAAGCAAATGGGACAGTTTGCAAATTTGTTATCTGAGAGGACTCTTGGGACTCTCCCATCCGACACTGAAAAGAACCCGAAGGAAACAATCAAAGTTGTATCTCTGAGAAGCGAAAAAGTATTGGCTAACCCAATAGTGAAGGCTAGATTGGAAGTGGTCAACAAGCAGACTGAGACACCAGCAGAGGAAAAGAATGAAGATCAAAAGAGCCAGAATAATGAGGTAcaaaaagaaattgaagaaaatagacATATGCCAGCTCTACTATTCCCTCAAAGGATGAAGCGGGATAAACTTGACAAGtgttttgggcgattcttggagatgcTCAAACAACTTTATGTGAACATCCCCTTCATAGAG AACAAAATTTCCCAAAAGTGTGGGGACCCAGGAAGCTTCACCATACCATGCTCGTTAGGGAGTGAAAATTTTGACAAGGCCCTCTGTGATTCAGGTGCGTCTATAAATCTAATGCCTCTATTTGTATTCAGGAAACTGGAAGGTGAACTTGGAGTGATCAAATCAATACCAGTGTCCCTACAACTAGCCGACCAGACCAACATTCCTCCTGAGGGAATCATTGAAGATATTCTAGTGCGGGTGGATAAGTTTGTGTTCCCCGTCGATTTTATTGTGGTGGATATGGAGGTAAACAAGGAGGTGCATTTAATTCTAGGGAGGTCATTTTCTTGTACAGGTAGAGCCATCCTTGATATTTATGAGGGGCAGCTTATGCTTAGAGTGGGAACTAAGAAAGTAGTGTTCCAGATGAAGAGAATGATGAAATACCCCACTGATGAGGTGTCTGCCTACTCATGTTTCAAGCTAGATGTCATTGGGGAGTTGGCTGAGAAGTTCAA CATAGTGGATGATGAAGATCCTGAAATAAAGAAAGAGGCCGAAGCTCTTGAAACTGAGGAGCAAGTGGTTGATGAGGAGGAACTAAAAGAGGAGGCTTCTAAGCCCAATGTGGAATTGATTGTCCTCCCCACTCACTTGAAATATACTTTTCTTGAAACTAACAACTTTCCTGTGATTATTTATGCTGATTTGACAGGTACACAGGAGCAAAAACTAGTGGAGCTGCTGTCAAAGCACAAGAAGGCCATTGGTTGGAGCATAGATGATATTCAAGAAATCAGTCCAGCCatatgcatgcacaaaatcctgtTGGAAAAAAATAGCAAACCAGTGATGCACCTTAACGCAAACTGA